The genomic interval TGGGTACTAACAGGGTGTcgactgaacacacactgcctgcCCAAACCCCCCCCAACAGCAAGAGTCCCGATGAGAAGGGGTTCGGAGCAACAGAAGGCATTGCAAGCCTGGGAGGGCAGGGGGCAAGGGGCAGGGTCCCCGTGGGAGTATAGAATGGGTAGGAGAAAGGTCAAGCTTGAGGCAGAGGGCGGGAGAACCAGGGAGAGGAAGGCCAGAGGGACAGGTCCCCTATTAAAACGTCTTCCTGTGGATGGCACGGACACGATCTTCTTCATACTCCTTCTTAGAAACCCACATCTTCTTAAAGGTGTCCAGGGAGGCCAGGATGGATCCCCTACACACGGGCACAGGACATCAGTCAACCGCGGGAAACGATCACATGGATGAAGAACTACACatctaaactaaaataaatcaaactaaaatttaaataaactaaaataagatAAGCTAAGCTACACTAAAGTTGTATTTTTTCACCATAAAATTTGATTGATCTGATTGACATGCTAAGAAATAAACCATTAAATTTAGCTTGGAGCCCTGACTAAAGATACATTCACACAATAAAATCATACAAAATATCTGCAATGAAATGTTGGGATTACTCACCCTATCCATGTGGAATATAACCTCTCCTGTGGTGCTGAGATCTAGAAGTTCAAATGAAGTAAAAACCAGAGtgtgagaaaatgacaaagcaacaCAAGATCatgatgtttttgttccagGAAAACATGCTATAATTGTCACCTTGATTTTCACATCTTTAGGCGCAAGTTTCTTCACCTCACTCAGTAATCGGTCACCAAACCCTGGAAGGAAGAGGCAAACGTTAGCAGCTCATGACAGTAAGACATCTGATCACTTCACACACCAGGACATGGCACCTTTGAGGAGTGTTGACCCTCCAGACAGGACGATGTTGGAGAAGAGTGTGCGTCGCAGGTCCATGTCAGATTTCTGAATTGCGAAGGCCAGCACTTCATGAATCCCCTCGCTCTCGTCCCCGATCAGGTCAGGCCTGAACAGCAGTTCCGGTGCCCGGAACCGGGCCGGTCCGATCTGCACACACCCAACACGTTTCACGcttcaaacagcaaaacagcgAGTCTGTACTTATAGGATATGGCTCTGAGAGGTTTGCCATGGCTTACGTCCAGAGTGCTTCCATCAGGGAGGGTGTACTgagctttctctgtctccaggGTCTCGTCCTTCTGAGGGTTTAGGGAGAGGTAGCAGGCTCTCTGCAAAGCACAGGATGACATTACAGGAACAGCAGGTGTAGTCTCAGACTTTAGTACTGTAATGAATTATAAGGATTACCAGTGTAGGAGCCCATTCCTAACAGAAACCTACACTTACAGATTAGATCATAAATCTGGAATAACCCCCAAACACTCAGAACAGACTGTCATACCTCCTTGATGGTGCGCACCACCTCAAATTCAGCAGAGGTGTGGAAGTCGTAGCCCTCCTTGCGCAGCAGCAGACGAAGGTAACGGGATACATCCCGGCCAGCGATGTCCACTCGCATGATGGAGTGCGGGATAGCAAACCCCTCATAGATGGGAACGGCATGCGTCACCCCGTCTCCGGCGTCCAACACCACCCCCGTGGTTCGGCCCGTGGCATATCTGCAGACCAAGACGCCGGTACTAACGGTCACAAAAGAGCCGGAGAGGAAAATGAGTTTCGGGTGAGACAGGAGGGCGTGCCTGGGTCCCGGACTCACAGACTGAGCACTGCCTGCATGGAGATGAAGAGCGCGGGCACGTTGAAGGTCTCGAAGAACACCTCCGCTGCACGCTCACGGTTTTTACTGGGGTTCAGCGGCGCCTCTGTCAGGAGCACCGGGTGCTGTGGGAGCAAAGAATGccccgtcacacacacacacgcacgcacacacgcacgcacacacgcacgcacacgcacacacacgcacacacacgcacacacacgcacacacacgcacacacacgcacagctctGTGAAATGACATGTTGTTACTCGAACATTTACCCAAACGTAACAGGTGTTTGCATTAATAACGTAAAAAAGTCCAGGCGAGCGCACCTCCTCGGAGAAGGTCTGCAGTTGCTCTTTGGAGTACACATACTGCCAGATGCGCTCCATGTCGTTCCAGTCCTTCACGATGCCGTGCTCCATCGGGTAACGCACAGACAGCAACCCCCTGTGCTCCTGCCCCATGCAGCACAAGCATGGAGAACCAGGTTACACAGGGCaggagactcacacacactcagctgacgttagcagtgtgtctgtgtatataatcaAGTTAGCTCAATGCAGATGCTGTCTGCAGtgcaataaataacaaaatactacacaggacaaacaaacagtaaaacaacaaGGTTTAATATGCCAGATCCAACCTGCCTTACCTGAGCGTTAGGACTCGACCTGCCTTACCTGAGCGTTAAGACTCGACCTGCCTTACCTGAGCGTTAAGACTCGACCTGCCTTACCTGAGCGTTAAGACTCGACCTGCCTTACCTGAGCGTTAAGACTCGACCTGCCTTACCTGAGCGTTAAGACTCGACCTGCCTTACCTGAGCGTTAAGACTCGACCTGCCTTACCTGAGCGTTAAGACTCGACCTGCCTTACCTGAGCATTAAGACTCGACCTGTTAGGGATGCTGCAATATACCAGTACTGACAATAactgtgatattttaaaatgaaatactttTTATTATGGTAGTGTTAATAACACATATATGATAATATTGTAAATAGTCCAGTGCCAGTGACTAAGGCAGATGTTTGCATGGTATGCTTGGAAATGTACTAGGCTTGAAACACCATATAGTTTTCATACAAGGTAGTGGCAACTGAGTCATGGTGTGGTCTGAAATAATACAGGAAAGAGGAATTATATCATTTATCATGGTTTAAGATTACAGCTATATTTAGCTTGTCATAGTATTAATAGTCTACCACTTAGCTCAACAATATCAACAAACAAATTCACATCAACAATTACTTCAATTATGAACAGGTTAATACTAATCTATACAAAGAAATACTACCAGACACTGAGACAAGTAGTAAACATTCAATAGCAGATCAATATCAAAGGCTAATATCAATACCATATCAGCACCATAGgctaataaacatttaactCTAGCACATACATTGGTATTTAATTAGTATACATTAATTAGACAAACATCAGTGACT from Electrophorus electricus isolate fEleEle1 chromosome 17, fEleEle1.pri, whole genome shotgun sequence carries:
- the actr1 gene encoding actin related protein 1, centractin yields the protein MESYDIIANQPVVIDNGSGVVKAGFAGDQIPKYCFPNYVGRPKHVRVMAGALEGDIFIGPKAEEHRGLLSVRYPMEHGIVKDWNDMERIWQYVYSKEQLQTFSEEHPVLLTEAPLNPSKNRERAAEVFFETFNVPALFISMQAVLSLYATGRTTGVVLDAGDGVTHAVPIYEGFAIPHSIMRVDIAGRDVSRYLRLLLRKEGYDFHTSAEFEVVRTIKERACYLSLNPQKDETLETEKAQYTLPDGSTLDIGPARFRAPELLFRPDLIGDESEGIHEVLAFAIQKSDMDLRRTLFSNIVLSGGSTLLKGFGDRLLSEVKKLAPKDVKIKISAPQERLYSTWIGGSILASLDTFKKMWVSKKEYEEDRVRAIHRKTF